A genome region from Nocardia sp. NBC_00565 includes the following:
- a CDS encoding helix-turn-helix domain-containing protein, which translates to MHNESSASKQFAIEKGPRVRPLSRPTLGRYIRAARRRTKMSMSRLAELAQVSLSYVVQLEHGDKKKPSIGVLEAFARALELDEDGRWALFQLAGVEVPGPTPTVEELRRGLTANQRYTLTGTEPHLAAYFDSRWNLLAHNSAHERAFPGLAEAGNEQLWMFTDEAREVLLDRDHEIAIRIACLRGRLAMRPKTDWADELLGALEEYPEFRRRWSRDERMAYGRSAADPFMALLDPVTRQPYLVRVNEFLTGKCGGYALHCFVGCKEIAHQAEVA; encoded by the coding sequence ATGCACAACGAAAGCTCAGCTAGCAAACAATTCGCTATCGAAAAGGGACCGCGGGTCCGCCCGCTGTCGCGTCCGACCCTCGGTCGGTACATCAGGGCGGCGCGTCGTCGCACGAAGATGAGCATGAGCCGTCTGGCCGAGCTCGCCCAGGTCAGCTTGTCCTATGTGGTGCAACTCGAACACGGGGACAAGAAGAAGCCGTCGATCGGAGTGCTCGAGGCTTTTGCTCGCGCATTGGAACTCGACGAAGACGGCCGGTGGGCCTTGTTCCAACTCGCCGGCGTCGAGGTTCCCGGCCCGACGCCGACCGTGGAGGAGTTGCGCCGCGGTCTTACCGCCAACCAGCGCTACACACTCACAGGAACCGAACCACACCTGGCGGCCTACTTCGATTCCCGGTGGAACCTGTTGGCCCACAACAGCGCTCACGAGCGCGCTTTTCCCGGTCTGGCCGAGGCCGGTAACGAACAACTGTGGATGTTCACCGACGAGGCACGAGAGGTCCTGTTGGACCGCGACCACGAGATCGCAATCAGGATCGCCTGCCTGCGCGGTCGTTTGGCGATGAGGCCGAAAACGGACTGGGCTGACGAGCTCCTGGGAGCGCTCGAGGAGTATCCCGAGTTCCGGCGACGTTGGAGCCGTGACGAACGGATGGCCTACGGCCGCAGCGCTGCCGACCCGTTCATGGCGCTCCTCGATCCGGTCACGCGCCAGCCTTACTTGGTGCGCGTCAACGAGTTTCTGACCGGCAAATGCGGTGGCTACGCTCTGCACTGCTTCGTCGGCTGCAAAGAGATCGCACACCAGGCGGAAGTGGCTTAG
- a CDS encoding alpha/beta fold hydrolase: MTFPKECTLAVSTPDGVRLSAKRFGTGRAQTSVIFVHGLLTDSTYWAPLAEHLTSRLGDTVDLYLYDQRGHGNSGWPHRRATTTLATMAADLDAIVSRVAGRVILVAHSAGSLVAQAFAEHHPRQFRELAAAVLFSPAGEFPEYPALPSYFLSIPNALSGPRPGALDALNVLAHRALQARFRRLSRRYGSRSPFVTGRHNGDPRVLCDFVHALRHFYLGPQTIATLRAVPTVVLGAERDGVVPASQSARLADKIEADFELATGVGHSLPHADPIRSATAVESTIARVGGPRVSIGYSGAENDIAWGVHGSGSEG, translated from the coding sequence ATGACCTTCCCCAAGGAATGCACCCTCGCTGTCTCGACCCCGGATGGAGTTCGCCTGTCGGCCAAGCGATTCGGCACTGGCCGCGCACAGACCTCCGTGATCTTCGTGCACGGCTTGCTGACCGATTCGACCTACTGGGCTCCACTGGCCGAACATTTGACAAGCCGCCTCGGCGACACCGTCGATCTGTATCTCTACGACCAGCGTGGCCATGGCAATTCGGGATGGCCGCACCGCAGGGCCACCACCACACTGGCGACAATGGCGGCCGACCTCGACGCCATCGTTTCACGTGTGGCCGGCCGGGTGATCCTCGTTGCGCACTCCGCGGGCAGCCTGGTCGCCCAGGCTTTCGCTGAACACCATCCCCGCCAGTTCCGGGAGTTAGCCGCCGCCGTGCTATTCAGTCCGGCTGGTGAGTTCCCGGAGTACCCGGCCCTGCCGAGTTACTTCCTGTCCATTCCCAACGCGCTGAGCGGACCCCGTCCTGGGGCGCTCGACGCGCTGAATGTCTTGGCTCATCGAGCTCTACAAGCCCGCTTCCGAAGACTGAGTAGGCGATACGGATCACGCTCCCCGTTCGTGACTGGCCGCCACAACGGCGACCCTCGGGTGCTGTGCGATTTTGTGCACGCTCTGCGTCACTTCTATCTGGGACCGCAGACCATAGCCACGTTGCGCGCGGTTCCGACCGTCGTCCTGGGCGCGGAGCGCGATGGCGTCGTGCCCGCCTCGCAATCGGCGCGTCTCGCGGACAAGATCGAGGCGGATTTCGAGCTGGCCACCGGAGTCGGCCATTCGCTGCCGCACGCTGATCCAATCCGGTCGGCAACAGCCGTCGAATCCACAATCGCCAGAGTTGGTGGTCCGCGAGTCAGCATCGGTTACTCCGGTGCCGAGAACGACATCGCCTGGGGGGTGCACGGTTCGGGGTCCGAGGGATGA